One Vicia villosa cultivar HV-30 ecotype Madison, WI linkage group LG5, Vvil1.0, whole genome shotgun sequence genomic window, AATGGACATAGTTGAAGTTGCGGAGCTAAATCTTGATCTGTTCTAAAATAAATGAGGGTGGGGCGGGGAAGGCCCGTAGACACTGCACCTCTAAAGTCTAAAATGCAAAAGTTTATGTTAATGTCAGAGTCCACAAAAGCCCGAAAAAAAACAAAGCGGGGCGGGCACATTAGAGTGTGCAGGTCTAATATCTTGGTCTGTTATGTAAAAAGGTGCGGGCAAAACAAGCATGCCCGGCAGCTCGGCCCCGTTTTGCCACCATGTAGTATTTGCTAGCAAATGCTAGGAGAGTTTATAATTCTCTCTTTTTGAGCTTATGTCAAAACATAACTCAAACTCCAACGTATCATACAATCAAAGTGGAATGTATATAATTATGACAATGTTCACCCAATTTTTTTTGACATTAATTGGATTCATAATTGCAGTGTAACTGGCTCAGTGTCATATACTAATAGTGTGTGTGTTTTAATTCATGCAAGAATTAACCCCTAAAGCTTGAAATGAAGTTCTGATTCAATACTTTCAGTTTCAAATCCTATTTCAGTTATGAAGTTCTGATTCAATAGTTTCAGTTTCAAATCCTATTTCAGTTATAACTCATGAATTAAAACTTCTCTTTGAATTGCAGTACTGATACTAACAAAGGCTTTATTTCTTTCTCAGTGTTCCATGCCGAACCGGAATCTGCAAGACACCATTAGAATTGACATCTTCTCAATTAATTGCAAGTGAGGTTTTTCCTCTTTTCATAGTGAAAGCTCTCATCTACCCGGGAACAGTTGCAAAGGCTATTTTCAAGCAGAAAACCATCCCAAGTTACAGAAACTTGTTGCACAATTTCAATACAAGGACAATCTCTGTTGAATCGGAACTCCAACGCCTAGAGGTTGGTTAGtaactgaaaataaataaaaatgtctcaTATCTGTTGGTAGGTAGTAGTTATAGCACTGCTATAGCGTTATTTAAGTAAGTTTATATGAAATAAGCTTTTGAGTAGGCTAACCGACCAAATCACACATTAGAAAAGGTTAAAGGTAAGGCCTAAAATTAAGCCTATGATAAGCCGCATGCCAGATATAGGCCttgcaaagcctagctcggcccgaCCTATTTCCACTTCTACGTGTAGCATAATTTGAACAAATTGATATTCTTCTGCATTATGTTATTTAGTATAAAATTTGTCAAATGATGGCTACAGTTGCATATCACAGTTCCATTGCTGAATTTGAGCAATCCCTTCTTTGAAGGGTTAAGCTTTGGTACTCATTTTTTAAGTTGGGTTCTTTCTGCAGGTTCTTGCAGGAAGCTATTTGTGTGTAGGAGGAGCAATCTTGGGTCTGATAAAACCAGGAAGAATGGGACTTTTTGGAGTACTTCTTCTTTTGTTGGGTCTGATCAGAGAACATATCATGGGAAAATCTGATTTGGCTCATGCAAAGGGTATTCAAATCTATCCAACCATTTTTATTGCTCTAGTCTCAGCATTCTTCTCCATTAGAAGCGATGTTAGAGCGATAATTCGTACCTTTAATCTAAGGCGTGTTGGGAAGGCAAAACATTACTGAATGAATGACAAATTGAGATTGGCAAACATGCATTATGCACCTGCTTCATCCATCATGTAAAATGTTAGGATGCTTGAACCTTACATGAGTACACTGAAAGGTTGGTAGCTAGGAATACTTCTGCTTACTGTTAAAGGCAATTGCAAACACAGAAATACTAGACTTCTTAATCATAGGCTAGCCATCAGAGAATATACATCATTTTTTTCTCGGATCATTTGTTAATGAGAATGTGTTGGTAGTCAATATATACATAGCACCTGATTCAACAGGGCACAATTTTTATAAAGTTTATAATGCAGCAGCTTAATGTGCACTTTTAGTTTTTTCATTGCATTTGTTAAATCTAAACAAAAGGATGAGTTATAGACATAGTGAATGTATGCATTAAGGTTTTCGGAACAGAAAATTGCAAATCATGCAGCATGAAATGCAACATATTTGTCTTGAAACTAGCCACGTTCTGTTGGTGATAATGCAAACATAACCATATATAGCCACTTGAATATATGCATGTTTTTTTTGGCATTGGAGGAATGCTGAAGACACGTTGAGTCGGAAGCTTTTATAAATCACGATGAATTGGCTTGCCTGATTTGAGTCGGAGGTCGATGGCCTCGCTTTCAAACAAACAATTTCTTAATTAGTTGAATGTAATTATTCTGAATAGAGGATTTGTAGGATCATTTAGAAATATGCATTATGCATTTTTGTTAGGGTGAATTCTGCTATGCACAGATCAGTTAAGGTTTGCATGTGCATTAGTACATTATATTTTCACCCTTGAATGAAAGAGTCCTGGCAGAATTAAGGTAAATACTCTACATTGCATTTTCTCCTTACACCTAAAAAGCCAAATACAAGGAAGCTACTCACCTCTAAAGTTGCCTAGCTGGAAAAATGCCACCTTCATGCCACCCTTCACCTCTCATTTTCCATCCTCTACATCCCCTTAACCCCTTTGGAAACAATTATCCTCTTTACATTTTTCTAAAACAATTTGCCCAACTCTTCTATGTTGGCTTTTAGTGAATCATCATTCAAAAAATGGAGATTATAGATGAAACCAAatgtagagttttttttttttttttgggtcaaATGTCCATGTTTATTTAAATGAGTCTATTCTGACTTGATCATCCAAGGTTTATTTCACTTTTTGTATAAATTCTCTATGCACAATTGAGACTAATTAACAATGAACAAGCATTTTTAAAATCCCATTCATCTactaattgttaaaaaaaatataatttttagttAATCAAGTATTAGCAatcatttataatttaaaaacgaACTTTGTACTGTATAAAAAGAACTTTAACAATTTCTTTTCtttatgaatttaaaaaaaaattagcctCGAACTCCATATATAAACACAACCATGAATTCTCTCTAGTGTAATTTATACTTGAGAGAGTAAAGTGTGATCTAACATTATTCATGAAAAGTGAGAACCACATAAATAATttagataaaatttattttgtctAACCATTTCTAAAGAGAAAAACACTTGAATAATGTAAGTATTTTTGACTGGtatatcactttttttttttttgaaattgtattaaaattaaaaaaaataaaaataacaagaaaGATAGGACACGAAAGCTGTAATGGCGGCTACCAAAACAACCTCTAAACGCAGTCGTTTAAGTGAAGTATATAAATCAAAATAACCAAAACTCAGCGCCGCAGAAAACGTGATCAACGCTAGAGAAGCAGAGCCAGTGAGTGAGAGTGTGTTTGAACTTCGAACTCGAAAACGATGTCGTTTTTCTCCGCAACTGCAACCGTTCCTCAAAACCTCACCTTCGCTTCCTCTAACAaactctcattttctctctcatcatcttcttcttctacgTCGTCGTTTAACTCTCTCTCATTTCCCTCATTTCAATTCAACTTCTGCAAAAGCATAACTACCTCACCCCAAATCACACGCGCTCACGCGCCTCCTACTCCTGCAACCACAACCACCGCCGCCTCATCC contains:
- the LOC131606149 gene encoding uncharacterized protein LOC131606149; amino-acid sequence: MGSSKRLAKLISTIAFSTYFFIIIFQLPIFSVPCRTGICKTPLELTSSQLIASEVFPLFIVKALIYPGTVAKAIFKQKTIPSYRNLLHNFNTRTISVESELQRLEVLAGSYLCVGGAILGLIKPGRMGLFGVLLLLLGLIREHIMGKSDLAHAKGIQIYPTIFIALVSAFFSIRSDVRAIIRTFNLRRVGKAKHY